A single Microbacterium sulfonylureivorans DNA region contains:
- a CDS encoding dihydrofolate reductase family protein: MGKVITSASTSLDGFVAHENNDPGRLFDWYEAGDVEVGNEGDLPPFHLTPTSAEFWRGWVKEVGCLVVGRLLFDITDGWKGEHPMGVPFVVVTHEAPTDWAHAHTGNAHFVTDGIGAAIARAKEIAGDGDVGVAAGTIAGQALAAGLVDEVAIDLVPVVLGSGHRYFADVDPAVVRLGDPTVVIPSTRVTHMVFPVEK, from the coding sequence ATGGGCAAGGTCATCACGTCGGCCTCGACATCCCTCGACGGATTCGTCGCCCACGAGAACAACGACCCCGGCCGGCTGTTCGACTGGTACGAGGCGGGCGACGTCGAGGTCGGGAACGAGGGAGACCTCCCGCCCTTCCACCTCACCCCCACGAGCGCCGAGTTCTGGCGCGGGTGGGTGAAGGAAGTCGGATGCCTCGTCGTCGGCCGGCTGCTGTTCGACATCACCGACGGGTGGAAGGGCGAGCACCCGATGGGTGTGCCCTTCGTCGTCGTCACCCACGAGGCGCCGACGGACTGGGCGCACGCCCATACGGGCAACGCGCACTTCGTCACCGACGGGATCGGGGCCGCCATCGCCCGGGCGAAGGAGATCGCCGGAGACGGCGACGTCGGCGTCGCCGCCGGAACGATCGCCGGGCAGGCGCTCGCCGCGGGTCTGGTCGACGAGGTCGCGATCGACCTCGTCCCCGTGGTGCTCGGGAGCGGCCACCGCTACTTCGCTGACGTCGACCCGGCAGTCGTGCGCCTCGGAGATCCGACCGTGGTGATTCCGAGCACGCGTGTGACGCACATGGTGTTCCCGGTCGAGAAGTGA
- a CDS encoding SRPBCC family protein encodes MSNPLIVDTVPGTSYADITREFDAPVDALFRAHADPELFTQWIGPGEERTEITHWDFRTGGGYRFVQRDADGEYGFRGVFHTVRENELIIQTFEFEGWPDEVSMDMIRFESLPDGRSRLVDHSVFPTIEVLEGMVAQGMERGMREGYEKLDRMLALGH; translated from the coding sequence ATGAGCAACCCGCTCATCGTCGACACCGTCCCGGGTACGTCGTACGCAGACATCACTCGCGAGTTCGACGCGCCCGTCGACGCCCTGTTCCGCGCTCACGCCGACCCGGAGCTGTTCACGCAGTGGATCGGACCGGGCGAGGAGCGCACCGAGATCACCCACTGGGATTTCCGCACCGGAGGCGGCTACCGGTTCGTGCAGCGCGACGCCGACGGCGAATACGGCTTCCGCGGCGTCTTCCACACCGTCCGCGAGAACGAGCTGATCATCCAGACGTTCGAGTTCGAAGGCTGGCCCGACGAGGTCAGCATGGACATGATCCGCTTCGAGTCCCTTCCCGATGGGCGCTCGCGCCTCGTCGACCACAGCGTCTTCCCGACGATCGAGGTGCTCGAGGGCATGGTCGCCCAGGGCATGGAGCGCGGCATGCGCGAGGGCTACGAGAAGCTCGACCGAATGCTCGCCCTCGGACACTGA
- the ligD gene encoding non-homologous end-joining DNA ligase, with the protein MASERIMLTIPGPDGDREVGLSSPNRVLWPELGITKHELAEYIIAVSEPFLASNGDRPVSLERFPDGVDGERFYSKNPPKGAPGFVEAQTVTYNSGRRHPQLILTEIATAVWAVQMNTIVFHPWASLAADTDSPVELRIDLDPQPGTDFADAAAVAPALREVLAEAGLTAFLKTSGNRGIHVFCPIEPTHEFLDVRHAVIAAGRELERRLPDKVTMNWWKEERGERIFIDFNQANRDRTMAGAYSPRALPTATVSTPLTWDELDGVDPAAFTVRTVPKRLADVGDPWADLLSKPGRIDTLLEWWQRDLDDGLGELPFPPDFPKMPGEPPRVQPSRINRENWTADGEAR; encoded by the coding sequence ATGGCGTCGGAGCGCATCATGTTGACCATCCCCGGACCGGACGGCGACCGCGAGGTGGGACTGTCCAGTCCGAACCGGGTGCTGTGGCCGGAGCTCGGGATCACCAAGCACGAGCTGGCGGAGTACATCATCGCCGTGTCGGAGCCCTTCCTCGCCTCCAACGGCGACCGGCCGGTGTCGCTGGAGCGGTTCCCCGATGGAGTCGACGGCGAGCGGTTCTACTCGAAGAACCCGCCGAAGGGCGCACCGGGGTTCGTCGAGGCGCAGACCGTGACGTACAACAGCGGGCGGAGGCATCCGCAGCTCATCCTCACGGAGATCGCGACCGCCGTCTGGGCCGTCCAGATGAACACGATCGTGTTCCACCCGTGGGCGTCCCTCGCCGCCGACACCGACAGCCCCGTCGAGCTGCGCATCGACCTCGACCCGCAGCCGGGCACCGATTTCGCGGATGCCGCGGCCGTTGCGCCCGCGCTGCGCGAGGTGCTGGCCGAGGCGGGACTGACGGCGTTCCTCAAGACGAGCGGCAATCGCGGCATCCACGTGTTCTGCCCCATCGAGCCGACGCACGAGTTCCTCGACGTGCGCCACGCCGTCATCGCCGCCGGGCGCGAGCTCGAGCGGCGACTGCCCGACAAGGTCACGATGAACTGGTGGAAGGAGGAGCGCGGGGAGCGCATCTTCATCGACTTCAACCAGGCCAACCGCGATCGCACGATGGCCGGCGCCTACAGCCCGCGCGCCCTGCCCACCGCGACCGTTTCGACCCCCCTGACGTGGGACGAACTCGACGGCGTCGACCCGGCCGCCTTCACGGTGCGCACCGTGCCGAAGCGGCTCGCCGACGTCGGCGACCCCTGGGCCGACCTGCTCTCGAAGCCGGGCCGCATCGACACGCTGCTCGAGTGGTGGCAGCGCGACCTCGACGACGGGCTCGGCGAGCTGCCGTTTCCGCCGGACTTCCCGAAGATGCCCGGCGAACCGCCGCGCGTGCAGCCGAGCCGCATCAATCGCGAGAACTGGACGGCGGACGGCGAAGCCCGATGA
- a CDS encoding ATP-dependent DNA ligase, with protein MPYVIPAPMLAKSVPAVPDPAKTPGGLSFEPKWDGFRALVSWDGENVEIGSRGAKPLTRYFPELVEAFARLLPEPCLIDGEIVVPKDGPGGQRLDWDSLTQRIHPAASRVNMLAETTPAMLIAFDLLARGDRDLQSEPFGVRRAELVDLLGGVPHPVHVTRTTDDRAVAERWLAEFEGAGLDGVIAKPLAQPYAPNKRAMYKIKHARTADVVAMGYRIHKSGQGLGSLLVGLYNDDGVLYPVGGVAAWTNARRLELIDELAPLVERDEEGAAVKSEGEKSRFSAPDRDSSFVHLRPERVLEVRYDQLEGWRFRHTVQFERWRPDRDAASCTYDQLETVSAYDLGDVLD; from the coding sequence ATGCCGTACGTGATCCCCGCGCCGATGCTCGCGAAGTCCGTGCCCGCCGTGCCCGACCCCGCGAAGACGCCGGGCGGCTTGAGCTTCGAGCCGAAGTGGGACGGCTTCCGAGCCCTGGTGTCGTGGGACGGCGAGAACGTCGAGATCGGCAGCCGCGGCGCCAAGCCGCTCACGCGCTACTTCCCCGAGCTGGTCGAGGCATTCGCGCGCCTCCTCCCCGAGCCGTGCCTGATCGACGGCGAGATCGTCGTGCCGAAGGACGGGCCCGGAGGGCAGCGGCTCGACTGGGATTCCCTGACGCAGCGCATCCACCCCGCGGCATCCCGCGTGAACATGCTCGCCGAGACGACGCCCGCGATGCTCATCGCATTCGACCTGCTCGCGCGTGGCGACCGCGACCTGCAGTCCGAGCCATTCGGGGTCAGGCGCGCGGAGCTCGTCGACCTCCTCGGAGGCGTGCCGCATCCGGTGCACGTGACGCGCACCACCGACGACCGCGCCGTTGCGGAGCGCTGGCTCGCCGAGTTCGAGGGCGCCGGACTCGACGGGGTGATCGCGAAGCCGCTGGCGCAGCCGTACGCCCCGAACAAGCGTGCGATGTACAAGATCAAGCACGCGCGCACGGCCGACGTGGTCGCGATGGGCTACCGCATCCACAAGTCGGGGCAGGGCCTCGGCTCGCTCCTGGTCGGGCTCTACAACGACGACGGCGTCCTCTACCCCGTCGGCGGCGTCGCCGCCTGGACCAACGCGCGCCGCCTCGAGCTGATCGACGAGCTCGCCCCGCTCGTCGAGCGCGACGAAGAGGGCGCCGCCGTCAAGAGCGAGGGCGAGAAGTCGCGATTCTCGGCCCCCGACCGCGACTCGTCCTTCGTCCACCTCCGCCCCGAGCGCGTGCTCGAGGTGCGCTACGACCAGCTCGAGGGATGGCGGTTCCGCCACACGGTGCAGTTCGAGCGATGGCGTCCGGATCGGGATGCCGCGTCCTGCACGTACGACCAGCTCGAGACCGTATCGGCCTACGACCTCGGCGACGTGCTGGACTGA
- a CDS encoding ArsR/SmtB family transcription factor — MTDEDAVLDRAFAALADPVRRAIVARLSRGSATLGELAEPFAISLQAVSKHITVLEDAGLVWRTREAQRKPVHLDAAALERLTAWIDRYRLDAERAYRRLDAVLATAEALQAPRRRTPNTRTKEKES; from the coding sequence ATGACAGACGAGGATGCCGTGCTCGACCGGGCGTTCGCCGCGCTGGCCGATCCGGTCCGCCGCGCGATCGTGGCGCGCCTGAGCCGCGGCTCCGCCACACTCGGCGAGCTCGCCGAGCCGTTCGCCATCTCGCTCCAGGCGGTGTCGAAGCACATCACCGTGCTCGAAGACGCAGGCCTGGTCTGGCGCACGCGGGAGGCGCAGCGCAAGCCCGTCCACCTCGACGCGGCCGCACTCGAGCGCCTCACCGCATGGATCGACCGCTACCGGCTCGACGCAGAACGCGCCTACCGCCGCCTCGATGCCGTGCTCGCCACCGCCGAAGCCCTCCAAGCCCCTCGCAGAAGAACCCCCAACACCCGCACGAAGGAGAAGGAATCATGA